The Chloroflexaceae bacterium genome contains a region encoding:
- a CDS encoding exo-alpha-sialidase, with protein MLRERRSSGDTFSPLASDAAINNPRFAIRGNLISAPDARLHIVTNTESRLQYLHTPWDDVVRMALLLPPATLGEGSAASIASSPDGTLHVVFAASSRRSEQAARRCPTCQDVRYRRSTDGGLTWSRAENLSLLDGFNRTPQVGADELGQIHLLWEHQGSGQPGEAAFPIYRRSPDGGQSWEAPVPLGPPDDQLAQATLAVGRGGQLLALYASAISGSVFFQSSNDGGRTWSPPGLVPEVISPGLATASEQRFSLAADGAGRIHVLMVGLGTITGDNEQRLWHLTWDGLNWSAPEALTGPGAAPRYPRLAVERGNRLHAVWMTTETDGVQGTRQTIWYTSALVAAPEVAPQPTFTPIPQMLPTATPIPTAVPTPTPLPDESRDRPVIEGPPRWEGESLEILFIALAPVLLIVGVAAWWFSRNR; from the coding sequence ATGCTACGCGAACGTCGTTCCTCCGGTGACACCTTTTCCCCTCTGGCCAGCGATGCGGCAATAAATAATCCGCGCTTTGCCATACGCGGCAACCTCATCAGCGCGCCCGATGCCAGGCTGCACATTGTCACCAATACTGAGAGCAGATTGCAGTACCTTCATACGCCATGGGACGATGTCGTACGCATGGCCCTGCTTCTCCCTCCGGCTACTCTCGGTGAAGGCAGCGCCGCTTCAATTGCCAGCAGCCCCGACGGAACGCTTCATGTCGTGTTTGCCGCATCCTCGCGCCGTTCCGAGCAGGCCGCCCGGCGCTGCCCCACCTGCCAGGACGTGCGCTATCGCCGCTCAACCGACGGGGGCCTCACCTGGTCGCGTGCTGAGAATCTCTCGCTCCTCGATGGCTTCAATCGCACCCCGCAGGTCGGCGCCGATGAACTGGGGCAGATCCACCTGCTATGGGAACATCAAGGCTCAGGACAACCCGGCGAAGCCGCCTTTCCGATCTACCGTCGTTCCCCCGACGGAGGCCAGAGCTGGGAGGCGCCGGTCCCGCTAGGTCCTCCCGACGACCAGCTCGCTCAAGCCACCCTTGCAGTGGGACGCGGCGGGCAATTACTTGCGCTCTATGCCAGCGCTATCTCCGGCAGTGTGTTCTTCCAGAGCTCGAACGACGGCGGGCGCACCTGGTCGCCACCCGGCCTCGTGCCTGAAGTGATTAGCCCTGGCCTCGCTACTGCCTCTGAACAACGCTTCAGTCTGGCTGCTGATGGCGCGGGACGCATACACGTGCTGATGGTCGGACTGGGAACCATCACCGGCGACAACGAGCAGCGGCTGTGGCACCTGACCTGGGATGGCCTGAACTGGTCGGCGCCGGAAGCCCTGACCGGACCGGGCGCAGCGCCCCGGTATCCGCGCCTGGCAGTAGAACGCGGCAACCGGCTCCATGCCGTCTGGATGACCACAGAAACCGATGGTGTTCAGGGAACACGCCAGACGATCTGGTACACCAGCGCGCTAGTGGCCGCCCCGGAAGTGGCGCCCCAGCCGACCTTTACGCCCATCCCCCAGATGCTTCCTACCGCCACCCCCATCCCCACAGCCGTGCCGACGCCAACCCCGCTGCCAGACGAAAGCCGGGACCGGCCGGTCATCGAGGGGCCGCCTCGCTGGGAAGGCGAGAGTCTCGAGATCCTGTTCATCGCCCTGGCGCCGGTGCTCCTGATTGTTGGCGTGGCTGCATGGTGGTTCAGCCGCAACCGATAA